The DNA region ACCAAAGGTTGCAAGCACTACAGCCTATTGAATGAGCTTTTCAGTTCTTCAACTGCTACCGGTGCTCTTCGCATCTCCTCCACCAATCCACCGACAACTTCATCTGAGGAACGACGGATGCATGCGGCATTCATATCAGCGTCGAGGGGAAAGCAGAAACAGGCTGTCAACATCGTGGAGTGCTCCGACGAGAGTGACGACCCTGTCAATGTTGAAGATCCAATAATATCAGAGTCCCGACGTCGAGTGTCTAAAAGAGCTTCATCGGAAAAGTCCATAATGCATGAGTGCATGGAATTGTTTAGGGATAGCTTCAACAAGAATGGTCTCGAAACCCCATCGGCATCAAAGCGAAGCAAGTCCGTATCAAGCCCTGATAAGCCAGAGAAGGATAGCGTCAACGAAGCCATGTTAGagttgaaaaaattgaaggagAAGGTCCCGCGTCGCTTTTATTTGAAAGCCGCCATGGCGCTGGCAGATAAGGAAATAAGGAAGGTTTTCATGTTCTTAGACGAGGACGAGCGAATTGAATGGCTGCAGAACCTTGCTGACTCCTGAATCGAAGCGCAGAGTATATTGGTTTACGTTTAGTTGAACATGTTCCGCTAATTGCTTTTACTATACTTTGTTATGACATTTGTTATCCTGACATGTTTGTTTCGAGTGTTTGGAATAATttcatttgaatatttttaatgCGTGCTTTGACTGTCTTGTGTGGTATGAAATGTGGTTTTTAAATGTTAACGTACAGTGTGCTATTCTTACAACAGTTATAGGCGTACAGTAGCAATTCTCAATATGCCAAGGAATAGCAATTCTGCACGGTATGACGGGAACTCTGACGATGACGAGATCGTTGTTAGACAGCGGTGGTTCTTCTTATTGATGGTACAACTAATGGAGGCCGAACGAGTGGTTCAAAGGAACATCCCATGCAGAACTTCGGCACTTCAGGGAAGACAATACACAATTGAAGTTTTGGGGAATGACGTTAGATGCTTCGAGTCGTTTAGAATGGAACCGTATGTGTTTAGAAATCTTTGCGACACACTTCGGCTGCGCTGTGGTATCACTGACGGTAGGAATGGTATCACCGTGGAAGAGATGGTAGGAATGTTCTTATTGGTTATTTCACATAGTTCACTCTATGCAATTGTGGCGGAAAGGTATCAACATTCAAAAGAAACGGTGTCACGAGCAGTCATAAAAATTCTCCGAGGTATACTAGCCTTATCACCCGAGTATATTCGACCGAGGAACGTAGCTGTACAGCCGGAAATTGAAAGGGAACCACGTTGGCGTTTCTTTAGGGTATTTTCCTAATAATGCCAAGCTATGAATAATTTATATCGTAAAATTATGTaagttacataataattttgtattgTCATGCAGGATTGCATCGGAGCAATTGATGGAACACATGTGGCTGCATGTATCCCCAGAGAGAATAGAGTACCATATCTCGATAGAAATGCTGAGATAACACAAAATATATTGGCCGCTTGTTCCCACGACATGATGTTCACATATGTCATGACAAGTTGGGAGGGTTCGGCACatgattcaaaaatattttccgaAGCTGCTACATTGAAGCAATTTCCAGCGCCACGTGGTGGTAAGTTGATccctttgcaaatatatataaaaataagctcaaattctaccagcaagtgtactgggtcagatcaagtaatatagtgatgaatagagtgtcgatcccacaaggattaattaagtactaaacctatattagattctattattatctaagcaatcaaattaagagaattaactaattaactactaatcaacctaaatcgtcacaaagagcagaaagagaattgtacgaaaatatatcaattgaaagtgggaaaaacagaatccaccctagtttcactaatcagattgccatcatgttatatagactgatagctatgtgattattcaagtgagtttatcaagcctttaaaattaaagtcttaaacctctaattaatcaatcagctcccgcatctctaattaatagtggactctaaattataatcatacaccttccagtgctatgattgtctaatgccctatattaattatccctaatgtcttagcgaataactaactagaaacattgcattaatccctggataatctctaattaaactaattaacgcagctatcgcatttaactaattagtctaatcaagaattcctaacaaacactatatcaactcccgtatcaatagtgtttctaacaattataaccaattaagaattaaaattgaaattataggaattgcaatcatgaatcatcaacacatctattaatcctataacatggcgacaatcatcatattagctacctagggtttcatcatattcccacaaaagaagcttagaatatcatggaattgaaaacacaattataattccaaggagtcattgcaatagaattcatattcagcagtaaactcaagatattgaatcctaaaa from Punica granatum isolate Tunisia-2019 chromosome 3, ASM765513v2, whole genome shotgun sequence includes:
- the LOC116200493 gene encoding uncharacterized protein LOC116200493, which translates into the protein MAPKGEHVLEWSEEMELAFIHIMLEVFKVTQTTSWKRSHWEEMTKEIEKQFPEAQLCWTKVRDKCARLKGTYRQFTELRNHTGVGWDADTNTIKASPDVWDMFSKKNRAFKAFRTKGCKHYSLLNELFSSSTATGALRISSTNPPTTSSEERRMHAAFISASRGKQKQAVNIVECSDESDDPVNVEDPIISESRRRVSKRASSEKSIMHECMELFRDSFNKNGLETPSASKRSKSVSSPDKPEKDSVNEAMLELKKLKEKVPRRFYLKAAMALADKEIRKVFMFLDEDERIEWLQNLADS